GGCCGGTTTATATCAGACCTCGGCGTTCTGGGAGAAGAATTTGTGATCTATGAAAGCGTTGGGAATAAAGATAATCCCAGCATAGCATTAAGGTGTGTGGATGATGTGGTTTCTTATCTGGTAGCCTGGGACCAAGAAATAGAGGATGGTAACAGTCAAATTTATGTCCAGTGGATAGATGATATGGGCGCTGTTATAGGCTCGGTCTCAGAGATAGGGATATCAGCCCGCAACCCGAAGATTGCCTATAACCCCAAAGCTGATAACTGTTTGGTAGCCTATGAGGTTTATATAGATTACAATTCTGATCTCGATTATCGGATCATCAATCTGGAGGGGGATCCTTTTACTGATATCAGCAGGCCACCGGAGGCAGAAGATATCATGATCATCAATCTGGTAACCCAGCCTGATTTTTGGACCACAGACAAGGTCGAGGTGAAAAATGTCCCACCTAATGCCACAGTTAAAGTCTATGCCTCTGCTTCGGCAGATACGCCCCTGGGCAGCGAGACTATGCCGCCCGGTTCGGAGTCGTATGATGTAATAATAAATATTGAGGAAGGATTCCCTGTCGGAAGTGACTTTGCTTGGATTTCCATTACTGAAGAGGGCAAGGCGGAAAGTGAGCGGGTTGGGGTCTTGATACCTACACCGCTGATGAGTAAAAAGGCTGACTTTAATGTGGATGAAAGCGACCAGTGGGAGGGAAAGGTTACCTTTATCGTCACTGCAAAACAGATTAGCGACATGGAGGCAGCTACCGGAAAAACCATCAGCTCGATCTGGGGCTTTGTCGCTGAGACGCAAGATTTGTTTTTCGAAATCCACCATGCCTTGGACGATACCGGCGTGGATAAGGTGGAGCTCACCCTGCTGGATTCTGAGACATTTAGAGGCAGTATATCTAAAGAAGAAACAGGTCGCTATCCTTACGCTATAGCTGTCTATGACAGTGAAAATAACGTAATCGCCTACTATCTAGGTAAGATAGATGTTTATGTTGATTAATTAGTATATTTAGTTAGCGAGGGGTTGCTGTGAATAACAGCCGCTTTACTATTACCTTCTGGGGTGTCAGGGGGTCCCGGCCGGTGCCGGGACCCGAGACTGTCGTATACGGGGGCAACACACCCTGCGTAGAAGTTCGAATCGGCAAGAGATTAATAATCCTGGATGCAGGAACAGGGATTACCAATCTGGGCTCCAAGCTGATGCAGGAGCCGGGCCCTATCTGCGGGGATATTTTTATCACTCACGCCCATTGGGACCATATACAAGGTTTTCCTTTCTTTCAGCCTGCTTTCCGCGAGGGAAACAGCTTTTCTCTTTACGGAGAAGGAAAGGGAAATATTTCCTTTGCAGCCTTAATTAAGAGAACCATGAGGCATCCACATTTTCCTGTTCCCCTGGAAAACCTGGGGGCGGCTCTTTATTTTACCGAGATTGAACCTGGAGATACGCTGGAACTGGGGGATGGCATTACCGTGCAGACCGCTGCTAACAACCATCCTGACGGGGGAATCTCCTATCGGATTCAATACGGAAATAAGTCCTGCTGCTATGTGACTGATTACGAGCATGGTTCGGAAAAGGCGCAGGAGCTTTTGAAGCTGTGTAACGGCACGGATCTGCTCATCTACGATGCCTTTTTTACCGCTGCCGAATATCCTCGGTATCAAGGCTGGGGGCATTCCACCTGGGAAGAGGGCTTGGCCCTCCTTGAGGCAGCAGGGGCCGGCCGGCTAATCCTCTTTCATCACAAACCCGAGCGCAGAGATGAGGAAATGGCGGCCCTAGAAGCGAGCGTAATTAGTCAATATCCAATGGCCAGAGCGGCCAGGGAAGGCATGGTGATTAGTTTATGAGTACCGCCAACGCCAAGCTGGGCGATCATTTGGAGGAACTGCTGAATATCGGAATTGCCCTGTCGGCAGAGAAGGATCATACCAAGTTGTTAGAACGGATTCTGCAGGAAGCCCGCAGGATTACCAATGCCGATGCTGGCACCTTATATTTATGCGAGCAGGATCGCCTGGTTTTTAAGATTATTCATAATGATACCCTGGGCATATATCAAGGAGGGCTGGGCGAGCCCGTTGATTTACCTCCCGTTCCCCTTGACCCTGCCAATGTTTCCGCTTGGGTGGCTTTGCACAAGAAGAGCGTCAATATCCCCAATGTTTATGCTGCTGACAATTTTGATTTCTCCGGCCCCAGGAAGTATGATGCTATCACCGGGTATCGCACTGGCTCCATGCTGGTTGTTCCCCTGGAGAACTATGAGGGGGAAGTGATCGGTGTCCTCCAGCTTTTAAATGCCAAAAATGAACAGGGGCAAACCATACCCTTTGCCCCCGAAGTGGAGAAGATTGTCTTTTCCCTGGCCTCTCAGGCGGCCGTTTCCTTAACTAATATGCAATATATTCAAGAGATTGATAATCTCTTTCATTCTTTTGTCCAGGTTATGGCTACGGCAATTGATGCCCGTACCCCTTACAATGTCAATCATACCCGCAATATTGCCCGGCTGGCTGAAAAATTTGCCGTCTATCTTGACAGTTTGACCGGCGGTCCGTTCGGCAACGAGAAATTACCCGAGGATCGGACAGCCCAACTGGTCATGGCGGCCTGGCTCCATGATATCGGCAAGGTGGCTATCCCTTTGAGCGTTATGGACAAGCCCAGCCGTTTGGGGGAGCGGATTGAGTATGTGCGCCAGAGGCTGGAACTGATGGAAAACCGCCTCATCAGGTCTTTTCTGGAGAAAAAGGTGGCCGGGCTTGCCGGCAGGGAGCAGGAAGAGGAGCACCGGCAGCAATTGGCTTTACTTGGCCGAGCCCGAGAACTCATTGAAAAAGCCAATCATCCGGCAACTTTTGTGGATCAGGATTTAGTCCGGGAGTTGTCCGAGCTGGCTAATTGGGAACCTTTTCCGGGAAAGAGACTTTTAACAGCCGAGGAATTAAAGTGTCTCAGCATTCCCAAAGGTACTCTGACCGATGAGGAGCGCAAGATCATGGCTGGCCATGTGACTGTTGCCCAAAGGATGTTGGAAAAGATCCGCTTTACCGGCCGCTATAAGGATGTACCCAGTTGGGCCTTGAGCCATCATGAGCTGCTGGACGGAACAGGTTATCCCCAGGGCCTAAAAGCCGGGGAAATCCCCTTGGAAGCAAGGATTCTTACTATTCTGGATGTTTATGATGCTTTAACGGCTTCGGACAGGCCTTATAAAAAGGCCATGTCTCCCCAGGCAGCCTTCAACATCCTGGAAAGGATGGCCGAAGAGGGGAAACTGGATAAACTGCTGGTGGCGGCTTTTAAAGAGAGCCGGGTCTGGGATGAATAAGGGGAGCTGCGCTGATGAGAAACCTTAGTTCCTATAGAAATAGCATTCTGATATTTTTGCTTTGCCTGCTCCTTGGCTTTTTTGCCTATGTGGATCTCTTTGCCACTTTGGACAATAAGCTGCAGGATAGCTTCCTGAAGAGAAGCGGACCTGTGGATACAGAAATTGTCCTGGTGGCTATAGATGATCAGAGCCTGGAGGATTTGGGCAGGTTTCCCTGGCCCCGCTATGTTCATGCAGAACTAATCAGGATTCTGTCCCAGGTGCAGCCGGCAGCCATTGGCATTGATTTAATTTTCAGTGAGGCTGCCGATGATCCGGAAGAGGATCTGCTCTTGGTTGAAGCTATCCGGGAGGCAGGCAATGTCGTCTTGCCCGTCTATGCCAATCTGGAGGGTTTTTCCGCCAGGAAGGGAGCCATCAAAACTGATAATCTGGTGGTGCCTTTCCCGGGCTTTCCCGATCGATTTACTACCGGGCATATCAATACCTTTCCCGATCCGGACGGGATTATTAGAAAGACTGCCCTGTATCTGGATTGCCAGGGCCAAACCGTTCCCAGCTTTGCCTGGCGTGTCTATGAGCAGTATTGTCAGAGCAAGGGGCTGCCTGCTCCCGATTTGAACCAACTGCCACTGGATCCCATCAAGCGGTTGGAAATAAACTATGCGGGCGTTCCCGGCGATTATGAGCATGTCAGTTACTCCCAGGTAATCAGCGGCGAGGTGCCGCCTGAGTTCTTCCGGGGCAGGATTGTCCTGGTGGGTTCCTATACTGTGGGGATAGGCGATTATTACTTTACTCCCCTGGCCCCTGAGGTGCCTATGTATGGGGTAGAAATCCATGCCAATATCGTGCAGAACTTACTCCGGGGCAGCTATCTGCAGAGTGCGCCCTTTAGTGCCACTTTTCTGGCCATTGTCCTTTTTGGGGCAGCGGCAGCTTATGGTTTTACCCGGCTCAGTCCCTTCAAGGGTGTGCTGCTCCTGGCAGTGCTGGCAACAGGTTATTTGGCCGCCGCCTGGCTGATGTACAGCAAGGGCTATCTCCTTTCTTTGTTTTATCCCTTGCTCCTGCTGGTTTTGGGTTATCTGGTGGCTTTGGCAGCTAATTATATCAGCGAACTGCTGGAACGCCGCCGTATAACCGGTGTCTTCAGCCGTTATGTGGCTCCCCAGGTAGTGGATAAACTATTGGAGGGCGGCGAAGAGTCTCTGCAGCTGGGAGGAAGCAGGCGGGAGATTACAGTCCTGTTTGTGGACCTCAGAGGTTTTACCCCCCTTTCGGAGGCTGCCGCCCCTGAAGAGGTGGTTGAAATCCTCAACGAATACCTGACTTTGGTGGCCCGGTGTATCTTTCAATACGGGGGCACCCTGGACAAATTTATCGGGGATGCGGCCATGGCTATTTTTAATGCTCCTTTGGATCTGGATGACCACTGCTTAAAAGCCGTCCAAGCGGCCTGGGGTATAAAGGAAGGGGCAGCTCCTCTGCAGCAGAGGCTGGAAGAAAAATATGGCCGCACTGTCCAGTTCGGCATAGGAGTGAACACAGGAACCGCTGTCATAGGAAATATAGGAGCCAGCTTCAGAATGGACTATACGGCCATTGGAGATACCGTTAATACCGCTGCCCGCCTGGAGAGCAATGCCAAACCGGGCCAGATCTTGATCTCCCAGGCCGTATATGAAAAGGCCAAGGAAAGAGTATCGACCACCAGCCTGGGCGAGATCAAGGTCAAAGGGAAAGCTCAGGGAATTAGCGTCTACCAGGTTGACGGTGTTTCCCCATAGAATCTCAATGGCACGAGGTGATATTATAGTAAATAAAAAAACCGGAAACTGAAGTTATGGGTTAACAAAGGAACAATTACTTAGATATCCTGATATTCAACCGTCAAGTGATGCTATTGCAAAGGCGCTTGGAGAAGAAGCGAACAATGCCTATGTGATGGAGGAAATAATGAGCAAACGGACAAGACAATTTTTTGGACTGTTTTCAGCGGTGGCCGCTTACTATATCATTCATGAGGGAGCACATCTGATTTATGCTCTTTTTATAGGCACATTTAAGCAAATCAATTTTATGGGCCTTGGTATGCAGATTGATGTGTATGCCGAGCGAATGAACGACACACAGCTTGGTATCTTTTGCCTTGTGGGGGCAGCTGCTACCCTTATTACAGCCTATGGATTGGTTGCTGCGGCGGATAAGATTTGTGAAGCAAAATCCAGGCTATTTAAAGCCAGCATGTACTATGTCACAATCGCCATGCTGCTTATGGACCCGCTGTATTTAAGTATACTTTACGGGTTTTTTGGCGGTGGTGATATGAATGGTATAGCCCTGCTAGTTCCTGAAAGGGTTGCGCGAATATGCTTTGGTGTGCTACTGCTTGTCAATGGTGCTATTTTTTTGAAATTGATTTTGCCCAAGTATAAAAGGTCATTTTCATGAATGACTTCCATAACAAATTGACAGTATGCATCATCATGCATGAAAATGGCTGCCCTACAGGACAGCCATTTTTTACAGGTTTTAAAAGAAAATAGCTACAAAACGAACGATTATGGAAAGCTGCAGAACCAAGGAATTTAATTTCAATGGGGAGGTTATTATAGAAGTTATGGTAATGGGTTCTATTATGGAAAGTATAATATAGTTAAAAAGATAGAAGGAAGATGACTATGGCTGTTGTCCAAAAAATACTTGGTTTTACCATGAACCTTGTCGCCGATGTCTATAGAAAAAAATTTGAAGAGGATACCCGGCGGGCCACTGAAGTCAATCAGGCGGTATTAAGGGAAATACTAAAAACAAATAGTGAATCAGAATATGGCCGTAAATATCAATTTTCTTCTGTCAATACAGCCGCAGATTATCAAAAGCAAGTTCCTTTAACCGGTTATGAGAACTACCGGCCTTATATTGAAAGAATGGCCAATGGTGAAACTAATGTACTTACATCTTTACCCGTGATATATTTTGGACAGAGTTCTGGGACTACGGGAAAGAGTAAGCTAATACCGGTTACTGCTGAAAGCAGGAAAGTGGTTAATAGTCATATGATGTTGTTGACCCAGGGCATGCTGCTGAAGGCTGTGCCGGGAGCCAGTAGTGGCGGTAGGGGATTGTTTCTGATGAACAGTGTAAAGGCCGGGAGTACAAAGGGGGGTATCCCCATCGGGACGGCAACCTCGGGGGGCATGAATTCCATGCAGTTTATTGTACCTTACCTGTGGACATCGCCACCGGAAATATTGCAACTGAAAGATCAACGCACTGCCCTATACTTACACTTGCTTTTTGCCCTGCAAGAAATAAATCTAGCCTATATTAACGCACCTTTTCCATCACCAATATTGCAGTTATTCCGGTTGTTGGAACAAGAGTGGCCGAATTTAGCAGAAGACCTGGATGAGGGTAAAATAAACAGACGTTTAGAACTGGCGTCGGAAATTAGGCTTCAGCTGACCAAGCGAATGCGCCCTAATGCAGCGCGTGCTAAACAGTTGGCAGCGGAAGCTAAACGAGGCATGGAGAATATAGCTCATCGTTTATGGCCCAAAATACAATATATTTGTTGCGTGGCCGGAGGAAGTTTTAGTATCTACATGGATAAACTTCGCTGGTATACCGGTGCAATACCCTACTATTCGGCAGTATACGGCTCCACTGAGGCTATGATCGGCATATGTACCCGCACCAATGATATTAGTTATGTGCTTACACCCCGCACCGCTTACCATGAATTTATCCCGGTTGCAGAGGCAGAAATGCCCGAGCCCACTGTGCTAAACTTGGGACAACTGAAGAAGGGTGAAAGTTATGAGGTTGTGGTAACCAATCAAGCCGGGCTTTATCGTTATAAACTAGGCGATGTAGTCAAGGTGGTTGATTATTATAACGAAAGTCCGGTAATTGAATTTTTATATAGAAAAGGGCAGTTACTTAACGTGGCAGCTGAAAAGACCTCGGAGGAGGCTGTTTTAGCCGCATTAAAAAACTCTGCTCGGCAATGGGGGACTGATATACTGGACTATACAACCTCTACTGATCTGGATGGGCCTGTGGGGAGGTATGTATTTTATGTTGAGGTGCAGGACCCCGAAAAAGCAACAAATATTGCCATTTGGCAAGGGATTTTGGAAAAAGCGCTACAGCAGGCTAATCCCCGTTATGGGGTCGGTATTGAGGCGGGCCGAATATCAAAACTCTTGCTGCAAATTGTAGAACCTGGCAGTTTCCAGCGTTTGAAACAGCAATTAATTCTAAGAGGGGCTTCAGAAAACCAGGTAAAAATACCCAGATTATTAAGTGATAAAGGATTAAAGGGCTTTTTGGATCAACAAATATTGAAAAGCGGGGATTAAAGAATGGGTAAAAATTTTAAGCCGATGGCGGTTTTATTTATAACTTTGCTATTGGTAATGGTGGGCTTTGGGATTGTGATTCCTATTTTCCCGTTTTTAATTTTTGATTTGGGCGGCGGGGCAACTGCCTTAGGATTTTTTATGGCTTCTTATTCAGTAATGCAGTTTATTTGTGCTCCCTTCTGGGGCAGGTTGTCTGACCGAATTGGCCGAAGACCGATATTGTTAATCGGTTTAGTGGGCTATGGAACCACCTTTACCTTGTTCGGTTTTGTGTCTGAGTTGTGGATGATGTTTGCTATCAGAATATTATCAGGCATTCTCTCCTCAGCTACTTTACCTACCGCAATGGCTTATATTGCCGATACCACCAGTGGTGCAGAAAGATCCAAGGGGATGGGCATACTGGGTGCCGGCATGGGGTTGGGGATGGTTATCGGACCGGCTCTTGGGGGCTGGTTGGGCAGTAATAATTTTGCCCTGCCCTTTTTTGTAGCCGGTGGTCTAGCTGTGCTGACCGTACCCTTTGCAATTTTCTTTTTGCCCGAGTCCTTAAAGAAACATGAAAATACAAAAGAAAGAGAAAAACCCAGAATCACCTGGGAAGTGGTAAAAAACCCACTATTCATGTTGTTTTTAATTTGCTTTATTTTTAATTTTACTTCGTCCATGTTCCAAAGTATCTTTGCCCCATATGCTGCGGATAAAGTAGGCTTTGGTCCCAAGGAGATAGGCATTTTATTTGCTGTTTTAGGTATTGTCAGTGCAGTTTTGCAGGGTGGTTTAATTGGCCGGCTGGTTAATCGCTTTGGTGATGTAAAATTAGTTAAAGCAGGCTTGCTGATTGGTTCGGCAGGTATGCTGCTGTTGCTGATGGTGCCCAATGTATTTTGGTTATACGTAACATCTGCCATATTTAATATAGGTTGGACCTTGCTGGGCCCAACCACTTCGAGCCTGGTAACCAATAATGCATCAGGCGGGCAGGGCGCTGCCTTAGGGATCATGCAATCGTTCAATAGCTTTGGGCGTATCTTCGGGCCTATAGTGGGTGGGGTATTATATGACGTGCAAATGAATATTCCATTTTCTTTAGGGGCAATGATTATGTTGCTGATGTTTATATTGTCAGGCAGACAACTCTCTCGCCTGCGTGAGGGAAAAACCCTTGAAAGTGTATCTGATTAATAACATTACATATTTAGCCCGTTGAAAGCGAGCAATTTGTAACATTATTTGTGTAGAAGGGGATATACTTGATAAATAAATATTCATATGAAGGAGACCTAGAGATATGGCAAAAAATAAAGTGATTTGCACAAAAAATAACGTTGATTACCTAACAATCAGAAAGGCAATGAGTTCCGGTGCCAGAACAGTGGATGAATTAGTTGAACTTACAGGTGTATGTACCGAATGTGAAGGGTGTAAAAGTGAATTAAATGCCATTCTTTCTTCTGTTTGCGGATGTAAAAAAGTTTCTTTGGAAACAGTAGTAAACGCAGTGAGAAATGGTGCCGATACAGTAGAAAAGGTTGGGGAGATGACAGGGGCCGGAACAGGTGTAGATGAAGAAACAGGGGAAGAATGTGGGAAATGCAAGGTGCTTATCCAGAACATTATTGATCTAGGAAGGTAAACAGCCCAGACTGGCAGAGCATTGGGCATAAGCAGGGGAAAATAGCTACTACTTCAAAAAGTTCACGAGTTATGCCGTGAGCTTTTTAACTGCCCCTTTATAATGTCTAGGGTTAACCCTAGATTTTTATTTTTCGAAAATTATACTAAGCCCAGCCTGCAGGGGTGAATTATATGTCACCTTTGTCGACTTTTTTCATCTACACACCTAGTTCTGATGGTGCCCAATGGGTGAAAAAGCTATGTCTTGGTCAAAGAAGAAAAACAACAATCTTTAGTTTACACCCGCACTCACTGAGAGGTGGTTTTTTCTTTTTTAATGAAGCAGGAAAAAGAGGAACTATCTAGAGAAAAGGAATTCTAAATAAAAATTTGGGCGAGTGCAATTTGGGAGGAAACCAATTATGGATAAATACGTACTAAGTTTCAATGAAATAGATAAAAGGAGCTTACCTTATGTTGGAGGTAAAGGGGCTAATTTAGGTGAATTGATTAAAGCCGGATTTCCAGTCCCACAGGGATTTTGTGTTACAACCCTGGCCTACCGGGCTTTTATTCAACAAAGCACAGAGATTAACCGCCTGTTTGATCAGCTTGACCATATAAAACCCGATGACTTGGATCAAACCCGTAAATTAGGGCAGAGCATAAGAGAACATTTACAATCGATGTCTATGCCTGATGATATTAAAGTTTGTATTTTGGAGGCTTTCCATGCCAATGGAAAAGATAAGGCCTATGCAGTCCGATCCAGTGCAACGGCCGAGGATTTGCCAAGTGCATCCTTTGCAGGTCAGCAAGACACCTATTTAAATATTCGTGGCCCTGAGCAGCTTATAAAAGCAATAAAAAAATGCTGGATATCACTGTTTACGGATCGAGCAATAACTTATAGGACGAAAAACAACTTTGATCACCGCTCGGTGTTTCTTTCAGTGGTGGTTCAAGAGATGGTTTTTCCGGAAGTTGCCGGAATAATGTTTACCGCTGACCCAATAACAGGTCGAAGAAAAACAGTGTCAATAAATGCGGGCTTTGGACTGGGTGAAGCTCTTGTTTCAGGACTTGTGACAGCGGATTTATATCAGGTGCGATCACAAAAGATTATAAAGAAACAGATTTCAAAAAAGAAAATTGCCATCTACTCGCTCCCAGAAGGTGGTACCGTTACTAAAGATTTACCACCTGAAAAACAAGAGCAGCCAGTTTTAGAGGATGGCAGAATCATTGAACTTGCAGAACTAGGGCAGAAAATTGAAAAACATTACGGTTTAGAACAGGACATTGAGTGGGCCTACGCAGAGAGTAACTTTTATATTCTTCAGAGTCGTCCGATTACATCCTTATTTCCTGCACCTCAAGTTACTGATGGAAAATTCCATGTGTTTGTATCCTTTGGTCATATCCAGGTGATGACCGATGCCATGAAACCTTTATCAATATCCTTAATAAGCAACTTAAGCAATGGTTTTAAAAAAGACTTTTCAGAGAGTTTTTTTATCTACTCAGCCGGCGGAAGGGTATTTGCAGACTTTACGGGACCTCTTTTATTTAAGCCCTCTCGACACATGCTGTTCAAGCTATTTAAAAAAATGGATGAATTATTGGTATCTGCACTGGGTGAAGCTGTTAAAAATGAGGAGTTTGTTAAGTTGTCTCTGTCGAAGAAGAGCCTTTTTAGGACATTTCGGAAATTGGCTCCCATAGTAATTCCAACTTTGCTTAAGGTTCAAAGCAATTTACATTTTAAGAATCCTAATAAAGCTAAGGCAACTGCTGATTTAATGATAAAAATGATAGCCAAAGAAAACGAAGCATATATTTTTAAGGTCTCAGGGGCGGAAAGAATTCGGCGTATACGTCAAAGTATGGGAAAAATGCCCAAAGCCTTGCTTAGTGTTGCTAGCTTCTGGATTGCAGGGGTACTTGCATCCGCGTCTCTTACTAAGAAGTTAACAAACCAGGTAGGGGAAAGAGAAAGTTCTTACTTACTAGGCCAATTGAACAAATCTTTGCCGGGTAATGTCACAACAGAGCTAGGCTTGGAACTGGGTGATCTTGCTGATACAGCAAGGAAATATCCTGAAGTGATAGATTATTTGGAAAAGGCAAACAACAGTGGCTTTTATGAAGAACTGCTTAAGGTGGATGGCGGATTGGAGTTCAAACAGGAACTGGATAATTTTCTTAAAAAATACGGCATGCGCTGCACGGGAGAAATTGATATAACAAAACCAAGATGGAATGAAGACCCCACACAGCTTATACCTTCAATTCTCAGCAACATCCGTACGACTTCACCAAAGGAGCATAGGGAAAAATTTAATCAAGGAATAATTGAAGCTGGGCAAGCAGAAAAAGATATTCTCTCCAAGTTTGGCTTTTTCAAAAGGAAGAGAATATCCCGATTGATTAAGCTGTACCGCAATCTGATGGGTATGCGGGAGCATCACAAATTTGCTTTGATTACACACATGGATATATATAAACGAGCAATTTTGGAAGAGGCACAAACCTTAAAAGAAAAAGGAATACTGCCACATAAAGAAGATGTGTTCTATTTAACTCTGGATGAACTCATTGCTTTAAATGAAAATCGTTATTCAGGCAACATTCAAGAAGTTATAGAGGAAAGAAAGAAACAGTATGAATTAAATCAAAAGCTAACGGTTCCCCGTGTTATAACCAGTGAAGGCGAAATCATTACCGGCAAGGGACGGAATGTAAAAGCACCGGATAAGGCTCTCATTGGTACACCGGTTTCTTCAGGTGTGGTGGAAGGTGTTGCCAGGGTAATTTTAAGACTGGAGGATGCAAAACTTCGTCCCGGAGAAATACTTGTAACTTCCTTTACAGACCCAGGCTGGACTCCAATTTTCACATCGGCGGTGGGCTTGGTAACCGAAGTTGGAGGAATGATGTCCCACGGTTCGGTTATAGCCCGAGAATACGGTATTCCGGCAGTTGCGGGTATTGAAAATGCCACCAATATCATTAAAGACGGCAGCTACATTCGCATAAACGGTACGGAAGGTTATGTCCAAATACTGGATTAGGTACTTTTATATAGATCATCTTTAGAAAAAGAAAGCGTTTATAAAAGTAATTTATTTCTAAGCCTTGGGAGAGAATGGATCTTATAATTTTTTTGAACTACATATTGACTCTCACGCTACGTAATACTTTATAGTAGGTAGCGAAGGGGGAGAGTAAATATGAAGGTAAAGGAAGTTGCTGATTTAGTTGGTATTAGTGTGCGCACACTACATCATTATGATGAAATAGGGTTACTGACACCGGATGAAACCACTAAATCAGGTTATAGGGTGTACTCCGAAAAGAATCTCGAGACTCTTCAACAAATATTATTTTTTAAGGAACTGGGCTTTCCACTAAAGAAAATTAAAGAAATCATTAACAGCCCTTCATTTGACCGGCATGAGGCCCTTGTGGCACAACATAGGATGCTCCTTGAAAAAAGAAAGCGACTGGATAAGATGATTGGGACAATTGAAAAAACAATTCAACATTCGAAAGGTGAAATAAAGATGACAAACAAAGAAAAATTTGAAGGATTTGATTTTAGTCACAATCCATATGAGAAAGAGGCTAGGGAGCTATGGGGTGACTCAGCTGTAGACGAATCCAATGCAAAAATAGCGAAATTGTCTAAGTTTGAGAAAAAAGAACTTACTGAAAAATTCAATGCAATATTTAAAAATCTTGCTGCACTTCGCCATCTTCCGGCTGATTCAAAAGAAGCCCAGGCAGCAATAAAAGAGTGGTATGGGTTATTGAACGAAATGGGCAGTTATTCACTGG
This genomic stretch from Desulfofalx alkaliphila DSM 12257 harbors:
- a CDS encoding MerR family transcriptional regulator, coding for MKVKEVADLVGISVRTLHHYDEIGLLTPDETTKSGYRVYSEKNLETLQQILFFKELGFPLKKIKEIINSPSFDRHEALVAQHRMLLEKRKRLDKMIGTIEKTIQHSKGEIKMTNKEKFEGFDFSHNPYEKEARELWGDSAVDESNAKIAKLSKFEKKELTEKFNAIFKNLAALRHLPADSKEAQAAIKEWYGLLNEMGSYSLEAFKNLGQMYVDDIRFTENIDKFGQGLAKFMRDAMAVYADKNK
- a CDS encoding phosphoenolpyruvate synthase, with translation MDKYVLSFNEIDKRSLPYVGGKGANLGELIKAGFPVPQGFCVTTLAYRAFIQQSTEINRLFDQLDHIKPDDLDQTRKLGQSIREHLQSMSMPDDIKVCILEAFHANGKDKAYAVRSSATAEDLPSASFAGQQDTYLNIRGPEQLIKAIKKCWISLFTDRAITYRTKNNFDHRSVFLSVVVQEMVFPEVAGIMFTADPITGRRKTVSINAGFGLGEALVSGLVTADLYQVRSQKIIKKQISKKKIAIYSLPEGGTVTKDLPPEKQEQPVLEDGRIIELAELGQKIEKHYGLEQDIEWAYAESNFYILQSRPITSLFPAPQVTDGKFHVFVSFGHIQVMTDAMKPLSISLISNLSNGFKKDFSESFFIYSAGGRVFADFTGPLLFKPSRHMLFKLFKKMDELLVSALGEAVKNEEFVKLSLSKKSLFRTFRKLAPIVIPTLLKVQSNLHFKNPNKAKATADLMIKMIAKENEAYIFKVSGAERIRRIRQSMGKMPKALLSVASFWIAGVLASASLTKKLTNQVGERESSYLLGQLNKSLPGNVTTELGLELGDLADTARKYPEVIDYLEKANNSGFYEELLKVDGGLEFKQELDNFLKKYGMRCTGEIDITKPRWNEDPTQLIPSILSNIRTTSPKEHREKFNQGIIEAGQAEKDILSKFGFFKRKRISRLIKLYRNLMGMREHHKFALITHMDIYKRAILEEAQTLKEKGILPHKEDVFYLTLDELIALNENRYSGNIQEVIEERKKQYELNQKLTVPRVITSEGEIITGKGRNVKAPDKALIGTPVSSGVVEGVARVILRLEDAKLRPGEILVTSFTDPGWTPIFTSAVGLVTEVGGMMSHGSVIAREYGIPAVAGIENATNIIKDGSYIRINGTEGYVQILD